Proteins co-encoded in one Acidobacteriota bacterium genomic window:
- a CDS encoding citrate synthase (catalyzes the formation of citrate from acetyl-CoA and oxaloacetate), producing the protein MSTATETTAGAAGLRGVVAAQSAIGDVNGEQGILIYQGYDIHDLAEHSTFEEVVFLLWNGRLPKAEELDALKADLREHYEAPAEVIALMKQFPKDAEPMDVLRTSVSALDFFDKAGHGTDRENATKAAIKLTGQIGTLAAAWDRIRQGKEVVAPDHTLSIAENFLYMLRGVKPDADEARMFDIALILHADHELNASTFTTRVVAGTLADMYGAVTAGIAALAGPLHGGANTNVMKMLIEIDDPAKIDAWVEDALEHKKKIMGIGHAVYKTEDPRATWLRKFSKTMADKTGITKWYEMSQRIEQLMLEKKGMHPNVDFYSASTYYLMNIPLDLYTPIFAVSRISGWTGHILEQYGNNKLIRPRAEYIGARDLKYVAIGDR; encoded by the coding sequence ATGAGTACAGCAACAGAAACTACGGCAGGTGCAGCAGGGCTTCGCGGTGTTGTCGCGGCACAAAGTGCGATCGGCGACGTCAATGGCGAGCAGGGAATTCTTATTTATCAGGGCTACGATATTCACGACCTGGCAGAGCATTCGACCTTCGAAGAGGTCGTTTTTTTGCTTTGGAATGGGCGTTTGCCTAAGGCGGAAGAGCTAGATGCATTGAAGGCTGACCTTCGTGAGCACTACGAAGCTCCAGCTGAGGTCATCGCTTTGATGAAACAGTTCCCGAAAGACGCTGAGCCGATGGATGTTCTGCGTACTTCGGTCTCGGCTCTCGACTTTTTTGACAAGGCCGGGCACGGCACCGACCGCGAGAACGCTACCAAAGCGGCTATCAAGCTTACCGGACAGATCGGAACTTTGGCTGCGGCGTGGGACCGGATTCGTCAGGGCAAAGAAGTTGTTGCTCCTGACCACACGCTTAGCATTGCTGAGAACTTTTTGTACATGCTCCGCGGCGTTAAGCCGGATGCTGACGAAGCTAGAATGTTCGACATCGCTCTCATCCTTCACGCCGATCACGAGCTGAATGCATCGACCTTCACGACGCGCGTCGTCGCCGGAACTTTGGCAGATATGTATGGTGCGGTCACGGCTGGTATCGCCGCTTTGGCTGGCCCGCTTCACGGTGGTGCGAATACCAACGTGATGAAAATGCTCATCGAGATCGACGATCCGGCAAAGATCGACGCCTGGGTCGAAGATGCCCTCGAGCACAAGAAAAAGATCATGGGCATCGGCCACGCGGTTTACAAGACCGAAGACCCGCGTGCGACCTGGCTCCGCAAATTCTCGAAAACCATGGCCGACAAGACCGGCATCACCAAATGGTACGAGATGTCGCAGCGTATCGAGCAGCTCATGCTCGAGAAAAAGGGAATGCACCCGAACGTAGATTTCTACTCGGCTTCGACATACTATCTGATGAATATCCCGCTCGACCTCTATACCCCGATCTTCGCAGTTTCGCGTATCTCAGGCTGGACAGGCCACATCCTCGAACAGTACGGCAACAATAAACTGATCCGCCCACGTGCCGAATACATCGGTGCCCGAGATCTGAAATACGTCGCGATCGGCGACAGATAA
- a CDS encoding S8 family serine peptidase, with amino-acid sequence MKRRLSIFALVIVGFVVGGLFLTTPLQAQIRTISPEAIRQMESLAYEKRSRTPAQRKIDSNLLFTIKMERKEMIADGIPTLETGLTADDKGYIEVEITANVTAKLMEELERTEAEIIASLPEYRSITARVPIATIESLAAMDEIIFIMPKQEAMLSQKAETPILNLANLNASVFDDILTIEPSSNVEERARNVRNFISSNFFNDSRPETGSVTSQGDVTHRSNIFRSATGLNGAGIKIGVLSDGVNTLAARQATGDLPPGVTVLPGQAGSGDEGTAMLEIAYDIAPGAQLYFATAKPSPAQFAQNIRNLRAVGCNIIIDDWSYFGETAFQNGQTANVNSNTNSGVVVQAVNDVTVGSQAGALYFSSAGNFGNKNDDTAGVWEGNFVDGGNAIGIPGNLHNFGGAIFDTITASASGTNPIVLQWSDPLGGSGNNYDLFVLNSAGTQILATSNNLQNGTQDPIEWVPNTVNVADNLVVITKVSGSGRFLHLNTNGGKLAISTSGVVFGHNAGLNTISIAASPAASPTPGGPIGPFPNSFNSSNQVERFSSDGPRRIFYNADSSPITPGNVSSTGGQLLQKPDITAADGVTTTTPGFSPFFGTSAAAPHAGALAALLKSACPSSTNAQLINAMKSTAIDIEAAGTDRDSGAGIFMPIPAQAALCSLPCPTTAISVGQVINGSLTTSDCVFSGTTRYVDVYTLNGINGQNGSVSMNSTAVDSYLYIVNSSNQVLYQDDNGGGGMNSRIVFTLPATGTYQIYATSSTAGQTGNYSLTLTAPAPTPTPTPNPTPTVTPTPTPSPSPSPSPTPVVSTLEGDVVDANGNPGGDGLILSNDVAVLRQFVLGTRVPANQSQFNRADVNGTCGDGSINSADVTVIRQFLLGNLTPSPTCNQFNSRLFLRSIFGSHRFWDQQT; translated from the coding sequence ATGAAGAGACGCCTATCAATTTTCGCTCTAGTCATTGTCGGTTTTGTCGTTGGCGGTTTGTTTTTGACGACTCCTCTGCAGGCACAAATTCGGACAATCAGCCCTGAGGCGATTAGGCAGATGGAGTCCTTAGCCTACGAGAAGAGGTCACGCACTCCCGCCCAAAGGAAAATAGATTCGAATCTTCTATTCACGATAAAGATGGAGCGGAAGGAAATGATTGCCGACGGCATTCCGACGCTCGAAACAGGATTGACGGCCGACGATAAAGGCTACATCGAAGTTGAGATCACAGCCAACGTGACTGCAAAGCTGATGGAGGAATTAGAGCGGACCGAGGCGGAAATCATTGCGTCTCTCCCGGAGTATCGAAGCATTACGGCTCGGGTTCCTATTGCCACAATTGAATCATTAGCCGCAATGGACGAGATTATTTTTATCATGCCCAAACAGGAGGCGATGCTTTCACAGAAGGCGGAAACTCCAATTCTAAATTTGGCAAATTTGAATGCTTCCGTTTTCGATGACATTTTGACGATTGAACCTTCTTCAAATGTCGAAGAACGAGCAAGGAACGTCAGAAACTTTATTTCATCAAATTTTTTTAACGATTCGCGACCGGAAACCGGGAGTGTTACTTCGCAAGGTGATGTTACGCATCGATCAAATATTTTTAGATCGGCGACGGGATTGAATGGGGCCGGAATCAAGATCGGCGTGCTATCTGACGGTGTAAACACGCTTGCAGCCAGACAGGCCACCGGCGATCTTCCTCCGGGGGTTACCGTTTTACCAGGCCAGGCTGGCTCTGGTGACGAAGGTACCGCCATGCTGGAAATCGCTTACGATATAGCCCCGGGAGCGCAACTCTATTTCGCAACCGCAAAGCCGTCACCAGCTCAGTTTGCTCAGAATATTCGCAATCTACGAGCGGTCGGCTGCAATATAATCATTGACGATTGGAGCTATTTTGGGGAAACGGCTTTTCAAAACGGTCAGACGGCAAACGTTAATTCCAACACAAACAGCGGTGTTGTGGTTCAAGCGGTCAACGATGTGACCGTAGGATCGCAAGCCGGGGCACTCTACTTTTCTTCGGCCGGTAACTTTGGCAACAAAAATGACGATACCGCTGGTGTTTGGGAGGGTAATTTTGTTGACGGCGGTAACGCTATTGGTATTCCAGGCAATCTTCACAACTTTGGTGGGGCTATTTTTGACACCATCACTGCCTCCGCTAGCGGTACCAATCCTATCGTCCTTCAATGGTCTGATCCATTGGGAGGGTCTGGGAATAATTACGATCTTTTCGTATTAAATAGTGCGGGTACACAGATATTGGCGACGTCTAATAATCTGCAAAACGGAACTCAGGATCCAATTGAATGGGTACCAAATACTGTAAATGTTGCGGACAACTTAGTCGTTATTACGAAGGTTTCTGGCTCTGGTCGTTTTCTTCATTTGAACACAAATGGAGGAAAACTTGCGATTTCAACCTCGGGGGTAGTTTTTGGTCACAATGCTGGGCTTAATACCATCAGTATTGCCGCGAGTCCTGCGGCTTCCCCTACTCCGGGCGGCCCGATAGGCCCGTTCCCAAATTCATTTAATTCGAGCAACCAAGTCGAACGATTCAGTTCTGATGGTCCGCGCAGAATTTTTTACAATGCCGACAGCTCTCCGATAACGCCCGGCAACGTGTCTTCAACGGGTGGACAATTGCTTCAAAAGCCTGACATCACAGCGGCGGATGGAGTTACGACGACTACGCCAGGATTCAGCCCATTCTTTGGAACCTCCGCGGCTGCACCGCACGCCGGAGCACTTGCTGCTCTTCTGAAATCTGCCTGCCCATCGTCAACTAACGCACAACTTATCAATGCAATGAAATCTACGGCAATTGATATTGAAGCGGCGGGTACCGATAGAGATTCTGGTGCGGGTATTTTTATGCCGATTCCGGCACAAGCGGCTTTGTGTAGCCTTCCTTGTCCTACTACAGCCATTTCTGTCGGACAGGTGATTAACGGTTCACTGACAACTTCGGACTGTGTCTTTTCCGGAACAACACGATACGTTGATGTTTACACTCTTAACGGAATCAATGGACAAAACGGTAGTGTTTCAATGAATTCGACTGCCGTCGATTCATACTTATATATAGTCAATTCAAGTAATCAAGTGCTTTATCAAGACGACAACGGCGGTGGCGGCATGAATTCGCGCATTGTTTTCACATTACCTGCGACGGGCACATACCAAATCTATGCAACTTCTTCCACAGCCGGTCAGACGGGAAATTATTCTTTAACTTTAACTGCCCCAGCTCCGACGCCGACGCCTACACCAAATCCGACGCCAACGGTCACTCCAACACCTACGCCGAGCCCGAGCCCATCTCCTAGCCCGACCCCAGTTGTTTCCACACTGGAGGGGGACGTGGTGGATGCGAACGGAAACCCGGGCGGTGACGGTCTAATTCTGTCCAATGACGTAGCAGTTCTTCGACAGTTCGTCCTTGGCACGCGGGTTCCTGCTAACCAATCACAGTTTAATCGGGCCGACGTAAACGGCACTTGCGGAGACGGCAGTATTAATTCGGCCGACGTAACGGTGATTCGACAGTTTCTACTCGGAAATCTGACGCCATCGCCTACTTGTAACCAATTCAATAGCAGGCTCTTTCTGAGGAGTATATTTGGCTCTCATCGTTTCTGGGATCAGCAAACCTGA
- a CDS encoding S9 family peptidase, giving the protein MKGLLSIAFLFIIIVIGNTVIVAQTDMKPPVAKKVPKVLKIHGYEITDNYAWMRDRNKEKDPAVIDYLNAENKYTESFMGQHQPFVDSLYKEMLDRIKQTDTSVPYKKGDWWYFTKTEEGKQYPTYLRGKAKDGSDAVVLLDQNEMAKGLKYFAIGEFDVSDDGNILAFSTDTTGYRQYTLQFKDLRTGQILTDKAERVTSFVWTPDNKTVFFGTEDDVSKRSDLVWKHVLGSGKPVQVFNEKDVLYNVGVGRSRDGKMLFIGSGAKTSTEYRYLPSDDPNGEWKIVTPRREGHEYDANFDMGEFYIRTNKDAENFKVVKAPAADPSEKNWQDFIPYNAEIKVESISFFKNYAVVSEVENGIEYIKVMDRKTRRASARIATPETVYTMGLGNNPEYDTPTIRYSYSSMITPQSTYEFDLVTRQSTLLKQQEIPSGYDKTKYETTRVWAPARDGVKVPILVVMKKGTKLDGKAPMLLYAYGSYGISMTPNFSTARLSLVDRGMIYGIAQIRGGGELGEKWRQAGRMYTKLNTFNDFVDCSKWLVSNKYTASDRLVIQGGSAGGLLMGAVVNQAPELYKAAIAQVPFVDVMNTMLDDTLPLTTEEWIEWGNPNEKKAWDYMVQYSPYDNVKKQNYPNMLIEVSLNDSQVPYWEGAKWAAKLREMKTDKNVVLLKTNMGAGHGGSSGRYDRLKEVAFEYAYALTQVGITK; this is encoded by the coding sequence ATGAAAGGATTGCTCTCGATAGCTTTTTTATTCATCATCATCGTGATCGGTAATACGGTGATCGTTGCCCAAACAGATATGAAACCACCAGTCGCAAAAAAAGTTCCGAAGGTCCTCAAGATCCATGGTTACGAGATAACCGACAATTACGCATGGATGCGTGACAGGAATAAAGAGAAGGATCCGGCCGTTATCGACTACCTGAACGCTGAGAATAAATACACTGAGTCCTTCATGGGCCAGCATCAACCGTTCGTTGATTCGCTTTATAAGGAAATGCTGGACCGTATCAAGCAGACCGATACGAGCGTTCCTTATAAAAAAGGTGATTGGTGGTATTTCACCAAGACCGAGGAAGGCAAACAATATCCGACCTATCTTCGCGGCAAAGCCAAAGACGGAAGCGATGCGGTCGTTCTTCTCGATCAGAACGAGATGGCAAAAGGGTTGAAGTATTTCGCGATCGGCGAATTTGACGTCAGTGACGACGGAAATATCCTCGCGTTTTCGACCGATACCACGGGTTACAGGCAGTACACGCTGCAGTTCAAGGACCTCAGAACCGGGCAGATCCTGACTGACAAGGCAGAGCGTGTGACGAGCTTTGTCTGGACGCCGGACAACAAGACCGTGTTTTTCGGCACTGAGGACGACGTTTCAAAACGTTCAGATCTTGTCTGGAAACATGTACTCGGGTCGGGCAAGCCTGTTCAGGTTTTCAACGAGAAGGATGTACTTTACAACGTAGGGGTCGGGCGTTCGCGTGACGGTAAGATGCTGTTCATCGGCTCCGGTGCGAAAACCTCGACCGAATATCGCTATCTCCCGTCTGATGATCCCAACGGCGAATGGAAGATCGTCACGCCTCGCCGCGAGGGCCATGAGTACGACGCCAATTTTGACATGGGCGAGTTTTACATCCGGACGAACAAGGACGCTGAGAATTTCAAGGTCGTAAAGGCCCCGGCAGCAGATCCGTCAGAGAAGAACTGGCAGGATTTTATCCCATACAATGCTGAGATCAAGGTTGAGAGCATCAGCTTCTTCAAGAATTACGCTGTTGTCAGCGAGGTCGAGAATGGCATTGAATACATCAAGGTCATGGACCGCAAGACCCGCCGGGCGAGTGCCCGCATTGCTACGCCTGAGACCGTTTACACGATGGGCCTAGGTAACAATCCGGAGTATGATACGCCGACGATCCGATATTCGTATTCGTCGATGATCACTCCGCAATCGACGTATGAATTTGACCTCGTAACGCGACAGAGTACTCTTCTCAAGCAGCAGGAGATTCCTTCGGGCTACGACAAGACAAAGTACGAAACGACGCGCGTTTGGGCACCGGCCCGCGATGGAGTTAAGGTTCCGATCCTTGTTGTGATGAAGAAGGGAACCAAGCTCGACGGCAAGGCTCCGATGCTGCTTTACGCTTATGGTTCATACGGCATTTCGATGACGCCGAATTTCTCGACCGCACGTCTCAGCCTTGTCGATCGCGGCATGATCTACGGCATTGCTCAGATCCGCGGCGGCGGCGAGCTTGGAGAAAAATGGCGTCAGGCCGGCCGTATGTATACCAAGCTCAATACCTTTAATGATTTCGTTGACTGTTCGAAGTGGCTTGTTTCCAATAAATACACCGCGAGCGATCGGCTAGTTATTCAGGGCGGCTCGGCAGGCGGGCTTTTGATGGGTGCGGTCGTCAACCAGGCTCCCGAATTATACAAGGCGGCGATAGCTCAGGTGCCGTTCGTTGATGTGATGAATACGATGCTCGACGACACACTTCCGCTCACGACCGAGGAATGGATCGAGTGGGGAAATCCCAACGAGAAAAAAGCGTGGGATTACATGGTTCAATATTCACCCTACGACAACGTCAAAAAGCAGAATTACCCGAACATGCTGATCGAGGTTTCGCTTAACGACAGTCAGGTACCGTATTGGGAAGGTGCGAAATGGGCTGCCAAACTTCGCGAAATGAAGACCGATAAGAACGTGGTCCTGCTCAAAACAAACATGGGAGCCGGACACGGCGGTTCCTCGGGCAGATACGACCGTTTGAAAGAGGTCGCTTTCGAGTATGCTTATGCTCTGACACAGGTTGGGATCACCAAGTAA
- a CDS encoding S8 family serine peptidase has product MNNRRRPMATAYLLIFTLLFSTLAFGQNAGNKEQAKATPAQIEVPDFAAYLTEVSGSIDASRSYSKEAQSIAHILSAKTTKNAVLIDEFGYTREIVLQDVATRLAENKGKKLFRINWNALFTAAKDQDTFDRTLKGILSAVEAAKGKMVIYLDDIASFSSETPVLGAKVASDLYKTLSAGKMQILSAADAASFERQIAGDAKLRSKFERVEFSEDSGEDSFVGDKLSPDLRELVNGADQNRTVKVILQSDDIDNPHLLSVLRRNGVVISDRAAAMDMMFIDLPVRAAEQVAALQNAKHLSLEREVEVLGHIETTTGVSQVRALNNTVAVGGVINTLSGQLDGSGIGIAVLDSGIFEDHRSFADSISYLGSDRVVKNVDFTNNGGSSTNRDPYGHGSHVAGLISGGKGTNTELLEYRGVASNANLINVRVLGSNGTGTSASLIQGLDWVLANRQQYNIKVVNLSLGTPAIESWRNDPLCRAARRLVDAGIVVVAAAGNNGKNAAGQKMYGAIHSPGNDPSVITVGAANTYGTDARDDDGVTTFSSRGPTRSYYTNTTGQKVYDHLIKPDLVAPGNKLISAIGKNSEILRGNPGLKVSPTNSGSDEVTMMYLSGTSMAAPIVSGTAALLLQANPKLTPNMVKMLLEYTAQPLAGFNMLEQGAGELNIEGAVRVAKLIRQDMSTSTPVSTPMLTTSTIPDHFTTIAGTRFQWSGGMAAGYGTMTGTDLIMKYQKIYGNGILVSDGILVSDGILVSDGILVSDGILVSDGILVSDGVLLANGMSPNGYQTLARGTSIGPSSMLFSSSATMIDYGPIADGILVSDGILVSDGIITGDAAMTLSLRTMVNGDNTACMH; this is encoded by the coding sequence ATGAATAACCGACGACGTCCAATGGCAACAGCATATCTGCTGATATTCACGTTGCTGTTCTCGACACTGGCCTTTGGCCAGAATGCGGGTAATAAGGAACAGGCGAAGGCGACACCAGCCCAGATCGAAGTTCCTGACTTTGCCGCATATCTTACCGAGGTATCGGGAAGCATCGACGCCAGCCGTAGTTACAGCAAAGAAGCCCAGTCGATCGCACATATTCTGTCAGCCAAAACGACGAAGAATGCAGTTCTGATCGACGAATTCGGATACACGCGAGAGATCGTGCTGCAAGATGTCGCTACACGGCTCGCCGAAAACAAAGGGAAAAAGCTCTTCCGGATCAATTGGAATGCTCTATTTACCGCAGCTAAGGACCAGGATACATTTGACCGCACCCTGAAAGGGATACTCTCCGCGGTCGAAGCGGCGAAGGGCAAGATGGTCATCTACCTCGATGACATAGCTAGCTTTTCTTCAGAAACGCCCGTGCTTGGCGCAAAGGTCGCCAGCGATCTATATAAAACTCTTTCGGCCGGCAAGATGCAGATCCTGAGCGCCGCCGACGCTGCGAGCTTTGAACGTCAGATCGCTGGCGACGCAAAGCTCCGGTCGAAATTCGAACGTGTCGAATTTTCCGAGGACAGCGGCGAAGATTCATTTGTTGGCGATAAGCTTTCGCCAGACCTGAGAGAACTCGTAAATGGTGCCGATCAGAATAGGACCGTCAAGGTTATTCTCCAATCGGATGATATAGACAATCCACATTTACTGAGCGTACTCCGGCGGAACGGTGTTGTGATCAGCGACCGTGCGGCCGCGATGGATATGATGTTCATCGACCTGCCCGTGCGTGCTGCCGAACAGGTCGCGGCTCTGCAGAATGCAAAACACCTTTCGCTCGAACGCGAGGTTGAAGTTTTGGGACACATCGAAACAACCACCGGCGTGTCGCAGGTACGTGCTTTGAATAATACAGTTGCTGTTGGCGGCGTGATCAATACTCTGAGCGGTCAGTTGGATGGTTCCGGAATAGGCATCGCCGTCCTCGATTCTGGCATTTTTGAAGATCATAGGTCGTTCGCGGATTCGATCAGCTACCTGGGCAGCGACCGCGTGGTTAAGAATGTTGACTTTACAAACAATGGCGGATCGAGCACGAACCGAGATCCCTATGGCCATGGCTCTCACGTGGCCGGATTGATCTCTGGCGGCAAAGGAACGAACACTGAACTGCTCGAATATCGCGGTGTAGCGTCTAATGCCAATCTCATCAACGTCCGCGTCCTTGGCTCTAATGGAACGGGTACGTCAGCATCGCTCATTCAGGGCCTGGACTGGGTTCTCGCGAACCGCCAGCAATACAATATCAAGGTCGTCAACCTGAGTCTCGGCACACCGGCAATCGAATCGTGGCGAAATGATCCACTCTGCCGTGCCGCTCGCCGCTTGGTTGACGCAGGTATCGTGGTTGTTGCCGCCGCCGGTAACAACGGTAAGAATGCAGCCGGACAGAAAATGTATGGTGCGATCCATTCGCCGGGCAATGATCCATCAGTGATCACGGTCGGAGCCGCCAATACTTACGGTACAGACGCCCGCGACGATGACGGCGTTACTACATTCAGCTCGCGCGGCCCGACACGCTCGTATTACACGAACACGACCGGTCAAAAGGTTTATGACCACCTGATCAAACCAGACCTCGTCGCACCGGGCAACAAGCTCATTTCCGCGATCGGCAAGAACAGCGAGATCCTTCGAGGAAATCCTGGCCTAAAGGTAAGTCCGACCAACTCCGGCAGCGATGAAGTCACGATGATGTACCTCTCCGGTACCTCAATGGCCGCTCCGATCGTTTCCGGTACAGCCGCTCTCCTTCTGCAGGCAAATCCGAAACTGACGCCGAACATGGTCAAGATGCTCCTCGAATATACGGCACAGCCCCTTGCCGGATTCAATATGCTGGAGCAGGGAGCCGGAGAGCTCAATATCGAGGGAGCCGTTCGCGTTGCTAAATTGATCCGTCAGGATATGTCGACTTCGACACCTGTCAGTACGCCGATGCTGACGACCAGCACGATCCCCGATCATTTCACGACCATCGCGGGAACCCGCTTTCAGTGGTCAGGCGGCATGGCTGCCGGATACGGAACAATGACCGGGACCGATCTGATAATGAAATATCAGAAGATCTACGGCAACGGTATCTTGGTGAGTGACGGTATTCTTGTGAGTGATGGGATCCTCGTGAGCGACGGCATCCTCGTCTCTGACGGGATACTCGTGAGCGATGGCATCCTCGTCAGCGACGGTGTCCTGCTTGCAAACGGAATGTCGCCGAATGGCTATCAGACACTCGCACGCGGAACATCGATCGGACCGTCGAGCATGTTATTTAGCAGCTCCGCGACCATGATCGACTACGGCCCGATCGCCGACGGCATCCTCGTCAGCGACGGCATTCTGGTCAGCGACGGGATCATAACCGGCGATGCGGCGATGACACTTAGCCTGCGAACAATGGTCAACGGCGATAATACGGCCTGTATGCACTAG
- a CDS encoding EAL domain-containing protein, producing the protein MLSKERSINIFIALLTPIAIAAVVWALRGISGDQIDSGVITLAVLTVFCSCYLRIQLPRVNIHVTISDGLVILAMLLYGGEIALLIAVIETTLASLNILRQGVSIKPKTIVLNSYFAAIAVFAASKVISFIFLPVELIRQRNEPTAIIWLVAVMALSMFLVNSIFVALFSSLKKERSFWKVWTENCFSAVMIYLTGAVVAGVMYITLSIEQVNITIIAAVIGFFGIIYLTFRRFVEDVKKTVEKAKQAERERAEQAEQHVGELQHYVAELERSGEALQESHENFRHAAYHDALTGLPNRNFFMDTLKGLLQQSRENSEVNFAVLFLDLKSFKTINDSLGHSMGDRLIKNVAKRLSGLVREEDMTARFSGDKFGIILTDLLSREEATAFADRLARRLAEPYTLDGRQVFTSAKIGIAYGNSKYPEAEDILRDADIAMYYAKDNEENYVIFDQKMHIRAVTRLQLETDLRFAIERNEFELYYQPIISLDTAALSGFEALVRWNHPQRGLVPPNEFIPISESTGLIIPMTVQILHAACSQVVKWQSRSNLSEPLSIAVNLSGKHFGHPALVEQIQTVIAETGINPESLKLELTESAVMDNAETAILMLKQIKETGVRVSIDDFGTGYSSLSYLHRFPIDLLKVDRSFVSAMEENTENGEIVRTVIALAKALKLKVVAEGIESIHQFHQLSILGCEYGQGYLFSKPLPVADIERLLADNNRWQNILPSTGMPVMPPGRDIAHLRLAQ; encoded by the coding sequence ATGTTGTCTAAGGAAAGATCCATCAACATCTTCATCGCCCTGCTTACCCCGATCGCCATTGCGGCGGTCGTGTGGGCTCTCCGGGGCATTTCCGGCGATCAGATCGACAGCGGAGTCATCACGTTGGCGGTGCTGACCGTTTTCTGCAGCTGCTATCTACGAATCCAACTGCCTCGGGTAAATATTCACGTCACTATTTCTGATGGATTGGTCATTCTGGCCATGCTTCTTTATGGAGGAGAGATCGCTCTCCTGATCGCAGTGATCGAAACGACACTCGCGTCGCTCAACATTCTTCGTCAGGGTGTGTCGATCAAGCCAAAGACGATCGTACTGAATTCCTACTTCGCGGCTATCGCAGTTTTTGCGGCATCAAAGGTCATTTCCTTTATTTTCCTTCCGGTCGAGTTGATCCGCCAACGCAACGAGCCGACGGCGATCATCTGGCTGGTTGCGGTAATGGCTCTTTCGATGTTCCTGGTGAACTCGATCTTCGTCGCTTTGTTCTCATCGCTCAAGAAGGAACGATCGTTCTGGAAGGTGTGGACAGAGAACTGCTTTAGCGCGGTTATGATCTATCTAACTGGAGCCGTTGTCGCTGGAGTGATGTATATTACTTTGTCGATCGAGCAGGTTAACATCACTATCATTGCTGCGGTCATCGGGTTTTTTGGCATCATCTACCTGACTTTCCGTCGCTTCGTTGAGGATGTCAAGAAAACGGTAGAGAAAGCAAAGCAGGCTGAACGCGAGCGTGCCGAGCAGGCTGAGCAGCACGTCGGTGAACTGCAGCATTATGTTGCCGAACTCGAACGCAGCGGTGAAGCTTTGCAGGAAAGCCACGAGAATTTCCGCCACGCCGCCTATCACGACGCCCTCACCGGCCTCCCGAACCGAAACTTTTTCATGGACACCCTCAAAGGGCTGCTCCAGCAGAGCCGCGAGAATTCCGAGGTCAATTTCGCTGTTCTCTTTTTGGATCTCAAGAGCTTTAAGACGATCAACGACAGTCTCGGCCATTCGATGGGCGACCGGCTTATCAAGAACGTTGCAAAGCGTCTTTCCGGCCTCGTTCGCGAGGAAGATATGACGGCCCGCTTTAGCGGCGACAAGTTTGGGATCATTCTCACTGACCTGCTTAGCCGCGAGGAAGCGACAGCTTTTGCTGACCGCCTCGCAAGACGTCTGGCAGAACCCTACACCCTCGACGGGCGGCAGGTTTTCACGAGTGCCAAGATCGGTATCGCGTATGGTAATTCAAAATATCCGGAAGCAGAAGACATTCTGCGTGACGCCGATATCGCGATGTACTACGCAAAAGATAACGAGGAGAACTACGTTATCTTTGACCAAAAAATGCATATCCGGGCGGTGACCCGCCTGCAGCTCGAAACAGATCTGCGGTTTGCGATCGAACGGAACGAATTTGAGCTATATTATCAGCCGATCATAAGTCTTGATACGGCGGCCCTCAGCGGATTTGAGGCATTGGTTCGTTGGAACCACCCGCAACGCGGTCTTGTGCCGCCCAACGAATTCATCCCGATCAGCGAAAGCACCGGCTTGATCATTCCGATGACGGTTCAGATCCTGCATGCCGCCTGTTCGCAGGTCGTTAAATGGCAGTCCAGGTCGAACCTTTCAGAACCGCTCAGCATCGCGGTCAATCTATCCGGTAAACACTTCGGGCATCCCGCACTGGTCGAGCAGATCCAAACCGTCATCGCGGAAACCGGGATCAATCCTGAAAGCCTCAAGCTTGAGCTCACCGAAAGCGCCGTTATGGACAACGCCGAAACGGCGATCCTGATGCTTAAACAGATCAAAGAAACGGGTGTGCGGGTCAGTATTGACGATTTCGGCACCGGATATTCGAGCCTTAGCTACCTGCACCGCTTCCCGATCGACCTCTTGAAAGTTGACCGTTCATTCGTCAGTGCGATGGAAGAAAATACCGAGAACGGCGAGATCGTCCGAACCGTCATCGCTCTCGCTAAAGCACTCAAGCTTAAAGTAGTTGCAGAAGGCATCGAGAGCATCCACCAATTCCATCAACTGAGCATCCTCGGCTGCGAATACGGACAGGGATATCTATTTTCCAAACCGCTTCCGGTCGCCGATATCGAACGGCTCCTTGCCGATAATAATCGCTGGCAGAACATCCTGCCGAGCACTGGAATGCCCGTCATGCCGCCGGGACGCGATATCGCCCATCTAAGATTGGCTCAGTAA